The following are encoded in a window of Phragmites australis chromosome 22, lpPhrAust1.1, whole genome shotgun sequence genomic DNA:
- the LOC133905130 gene encoding uncharacterized protein LOC133905130: MARSPASSSSYTDSTDSSSSGSASSSGSERRRRHRRHRKESSSSSSALKARKDRRSRHKRRRKERRRSPSDGDSYSSTSSYDSDREASGRSSKHKKRSRSRKSRERVRSKDRHHKRDKSKHKEKEETARADGPVQLSKFLGREKEKEEGVQRSAISGKKIMMKLEKSKEDKAAESKRNELLKFLNASYD, encoded by the exons ATGGCGCGGtcccccgcctcctcctcgtcctacACCGACAGCAcggactcctcctcctccggatcggcctcctcctcggggAGCGaacggcgccgccgccaccgacgcCACCGCAAGGaatcctcctcgtcctcgtccgcGCTGAAGGCGCGCAAGGACCGGAGGTCCCGCCACAAGCGGCGCCGGAAGGAGCGGCGGCGGTCCCCGTCCGACGGCGACAGCTACAG TAGCACAAGCTCTTATGACAGTGACCGTGAGGCATCTGGCAGATCAAGTAAGCATAAGAAGAGGAGCAGATCAAGAAAG TCTAGGGAGAGGGTGCGAAGCAAGGATAGACATCATAAACGAGACAAGAGTAAACATAAAGAG AAGGAAGAGACTGCGCGTGCTGATGGTCCTGTCCAGCTCTCCAAG TTCCTTGGGCgcgaaaaggaaaaggaggaagGTGTTCAAAGGAGTGCAATCTCTGGTAAAAAG ATAATGATGAAGCTTGAGAAATCAAAGGAAGATAAGGCGGCAGAGAGTAAGCGCAATGAGCTATTGAAGTTTCTGAATGCCAGCTATGATTAA